The Faecalibacterium sp. I3-3-33 DNA window CAGGCCCGCAGCTCCGGGGAGATGCCTTCCGTTGTCAGCGACGCTTGAAGCTCCGGGTTAAGGGGCAGGACAGCCTCACGGAAGTAACGGCAGTACGCCCCTGTCCAGCACTTGTGCAGTATATAACAGGCACAGTCCAGAGGAAGGCACAGGCCGCTTTCCCTGTCATAGTTGGCACACATCCCCGTGACCAGAGAACGGATTTTCTTCTTCTCGTCACGGGTCAGCTCCCGGGCGTCCATTTAAGACTTCGGGCCGCGATGGCCCGAAGGGCGGGGCTCCACGATCAGCGCCCGGAACTTCTTCCGGCACTGTTTTTTCTTTCCTTTGCACTCCTTGTAGTAACGGCATCCCTTACAAGGGTTGTCATTGTCCCAGCCGGGGTGCGGTACTTCCTTCATCATTCGTTCAAAAGGGCTGCTTGTAAAATTCATTCTCATTCCTCCGTATCTTCCTCCCACGGCGGGGTATCTTCGTCCTCGGGTTCCTCTGCGATCTCCTCCAGCTCCCCGTCCTCATATTCGCAGTAATCATCTTCCAAATCCGGGGCCTCATGCTTCGGCTTGTAAATCTTGAAATAGTAACCAATCCCACCGCCGGCCAGCACCACCGCACCAATCAGGAGCAGAGAGAGAAGGGGGCTGTCCTTTTTCTCCGGCTCGGGTTCCGGTACTTCCTCCACCGGTTCAGTGGGCTTTGGCTCTGGCTCCGGGGTCACTTCTTTGGGCGGTTCCTTACCCTGTTCGGCAAGAGGCAGAAGGTCGTCTGTGGTAACGGTATTGAGGAAATAGACGTTCTCGCTGGTTTTCTGTTTGTCGATCACCAGATAAAACACGCTCTCGTCTGCGGTGGTGATGGTGTAGAACTCCTTTCCATCCTCGTCGGTGGCGTTGTCCACCACGGTTCCCGTCCCGTCCGGGGTAAAGGGGTTCTGGGTTTCCGGCTCTGCTTCGGTTTCTGTCGGGGAGGGAGCTGTCTCCGGCTGCGGCTCGCTGCTCTGTGCATAAGCCGGGACTGTAAAGATCAGGCAACACAAAAGGCTGGCAGCCATCGCCGCCAGCCTGCGGTATTTAATTTTCTTCATGGGCTGTGTCCTCCTTTTCGGGTGCCTCCGGCTTCGGGTCAGTATGGCCCGAAGCGGTAAGGCTGTTTTTGGGGTCATTCAGAAAAGCCATAAGCTGGGCGGGCGTCAATTTGAGGGAGCGCACCGCCTGCACGATCTGGCTGTTTTCTTCCTCCTGTTTCTGCTTTTCCAGCTCCCGGATTTTGGCCTGCCACTCGGCAGCCTTCTCCCGGGCTTTTTCCAGTTCCTTATCGAGCTTGTCGATCTTGTTCATGCAAGGACTCCTTTCCTCTGGCTCACAAACGCCCGAAGGCATAGAAATGTGTCTGCCAGTAGCTTGAATTGATGTTTGCGTATTGGATGGGCGAACCACAATGAAGCATCATCCCGTCGCCCACATAAATCCCCACATGGGACACAGGGCCGGGGCTGTCATAGGTTCCCGTGAAAAAGATAATATCGCCGGGCTTTGCCTCGGAGGGGGAAATGATAGCACACTGGTTGTAAATGCCCTGCGCCGTGGTACGGGGCAGGTTGTGGACGCCGCTGGCCGTGTACACCCAGCAGACAAAGCCCGAACAGTCAAAGGAGGTGGACGGGCTGGAGCCGCCCCACACATAGGGCCAGCCGATGTACTTTGTGGCTTCTTCCATGAGCGCCGCAAAAGCCGGGTCATCCAGTGCCTCGCCGGGTATCTCATAGCTGGGGCCGGTATCTTCGCCGCCGTTGTAAATCCCCTCCCACAGATAGGGCTTGTTGCCTTTGAGCTGCTGCATAACGGTGTATATCTGCCTCTGCTGTTCGTCAAGCCTCGGCAGGATCACGGCGGGCAGCGTCTTGTTTGTGAGGGTCACATTTAAGATGTAATACTCATAGGGGACTTCCTCGGTGGTGGTTTCCCCGGTCTCCGGGTCGGTGCTGGTTTCGGTGCGGTAGCGTATCTCGACTTCCTCCGTCAAGGTCAGCTCATACTGTGCCTTGAAGATCTCCCGCAGTTCGTCCTGCACCTGTTCCCGGAAATACACATGGTACTTTGCAGAGAGATAGGACGCCAGCTCATAAGGGTTATGGCCGATCTCGTCCACGGAATAGCGGTACTCGTCATAGCCGGGATGGGTGCTTTCGATGTTCGTTACCGTCTGCGCCAGCTCGTTTTCCAGCGCTGTGTAGTCCTCGTCCGCCCCCAGCAGGTCCGTATCCTCCGAGGCGTAGGAGGTGCCGGATAACGCATTGGCAAGGCCGCTGCCAAGCGTGGGGAAAATGGAACTTACCGCCGACACAAGAAAACAGAGCAGCAACAGCAGGAGCAGGACCAGCACCGCCACGGGATGACGGGTCACAAACTGCGCCGCCCGACGGGTCGCAGTTCCCGAAGCGGCAGCGGTTTTCTTTGCGGTCTTTGCGCCCTGTTTTGCAGCCGCCTTTGCTTCTTTGGAATACCGGCGTTTCAGTTTCCATTTCTGCTGCACACGGGAAAGCGGATTGCTGGCAAGCTCCGGGTGCTCGGAGGCCATCTTCTGAAAATCCATATTGGCCCGGGCTTTTATGTCCTTCCGTTCCCATTTTGCCACCTTCCGGGCCGGGTGCTCCCGCCAGCGGCGTTTGGCATAGCGGGTCAGTTTCCGGGCTCCGGCCTCGGCCACAAGTTCCGACTTATGGGCTCCTTCCACACCCACATTTTCATGCTCAACTTCGTGGATCTTGTTGTGGACATAGAACCATGCTTCTGTACGGGCTCCCCGGACAGCTTTCTTCGCAAGCCCCGGCGGCTTCTGCGCCGCCCGTTTCGCCTCGACCTTATCCAGCTTCTCCCGGGCCTTTCCCAGCTTTTCCCCGGCACGCTCCGCTTTGGCCTGCGCCTTCTGGTACTTGTCCTTTTTACTCCCGGCCTTCTCGGCGGAGCCCTCCGGCTCCTGTGCCCTGCCGGTATCCTGCGGCCTGCTCGCTTCATCCTCCTGCCTCATGCGGTCAGAGGGACGGCTTTTGCGGCTGTCCTCTTGAAACTTGCCGCTTTTGGACTTCGGGCCATCATGGCCCGAAGGACTGTCCTGCCCGGCATCCTCGTCCTCAAACCGCAGACGTCGGGACGGTGCGGGGGAAGGTCCTTCCCGTTCTGCCGGTCCGGGGCGATTGTCCCCGGTATCCTCCGTCGGCCCCGGCCTTTGAAAATTCCGTTTGTCCGGTTTCTTTCCGATAATGTATCCCTCCTTTCCAAACCTCGGGCCATCATGGCCCGAAGTGTGTTACGCC harbors:
- a CDS encoding cysteine-rich VLP protein, whose translation is MDARELTRDEKKKIRSLVTGMCANYDRESGLCLPLDCACYILHKCWTGAYCRYFREAVLPLNPELQASLTTEGISPELRACAVCGKAFWPEGRQAYCSDACKTEGNRRKSRERMRKMREKRPGGCYDLPPPKA
- a CDS encoding DUF4366 domain-containing protein; its protein translation is MKKIKYRRLAAMAASLLCCLIFTVPAYAQSSEPQPETAPSPTETEAEPETQNPFTPDGTGTVVDNATDEDGKEFYTITTADESVFYLVIDKQKTSENVYFLNTVTTDDLLPLAEQGKEPPKEVTPEPEPKPTEPVEEVPEPEPEKKDSPLLSLLLIGAVVLAGGGIGYYFKIYKPKHEAPDLEDDYCEYEDGELEEIAEEPEDEDTPPWEEDTEE
- a CDS encoding DUF4315 family protein — translated: MNKIDKLDKELEKAREKAAEWQAKIRELEKQKQEEENSQIVQAVRSLKLTPAQLMAFLNDPKNSLTASGHTDPKPEAPEKEDTAHEEN
- a CDS encoding C40 family peptidase; this translates as MRQEDEASRPQDTGRAQEPEGSAEKAGSKKDKYQKAQAKAERAGEKLGKAREKLDKVEAKRAAQKPPGLAKKAVRGARTEAWFYVHNKIHEVEHENVGVEGAHKSELVAEAGARKLTRYAKRRWREHPARKVAKWERKDIKARANMDFQKMASEHPELASNPLSRVQQKWKLKRRYSKEAKAAAKQGAKTAKKTAAASGTATRRAAQFVTRHPVAVLVLLLLLLLCFLVSAVSSIFPTLGSGLANALSGTSYASEDTDLLGADEDYTALENELAQTVTNIESTHPGYDEYRYSVDEIGHNPYELASYLSAKYHVYFREQVQDELREIFKAQYELTLTEEVEIRYRTETSTDPETGETTTEEVPYEYYILNVTLTNKTLPAVILPRLDEQQRQIYTVMQQLKGNKPYLWEGIYNGGEDTGPSYEIPGEALDDPAFAALMEEATKYIGWPYVWGGSSPSTSFDCSGFVCWVYTASGVHNLPRTTAQGIYNQCAIISPSEAKPGDIIFFTGTYDSPGPVSHVGIYVGDGMMLHCGSPIQYANINSSYWQTHFYAFGRL